In Phaseolus vulgaris cultivar G19833 chromosome 3, P. vulgaris v2.0, whole genome shotgun sequence, the sequence aaaaaacattgttaaAAATACGAAAAACATGACGAATattaaatcaaaacatttttcgATAAAACAAAcgaatttgcaaaataaattttatatataatcaattatatttttttaaaataaataattgattatgaaaAAGAATAATCGGTTATGCGAAAGTATATATATTCTTCGTaaactataaatattaataattttcctaataattataacaaaaagtattaaaataatagaataataaagttaattaatttaaatatttatttttaaagtaatttattttaatatattttcattttcaaatataattttttattactaaaataaaattatatttttattttaactagtttatattcttaaaaattattttttatatcaactGACTTTAAGAAATATTCTACaaattatttctaaatatattaatataaaaaaattatcttattacgtcaatcaaatcaaatcaaatcaagtatacattttattatcattttccACTCTCTTTCAATCTAAATCATTCAAGTttctattcattttttattcttttccatTAACTCTTCCGTCTAAACAAAGTCCTTGGATCCAGTGATCCTTGTACAAAAAGAAATAATGGGTGTATAActctatgttatttttttatattaataataaaaaataaataaatatgaatattttaggATGATCTATTTTTTATACATCAACTAccataacattttttattagatTTACTGACTTACATAACTTTTCTAACTAATAAATATATCATGAGATCATTCTCATACAAATTAtgtaccaataaaaaaaataaatggatAGAGTGTAAATTAAATGTAACTCATAATCTAGTCTTTAATTGAATCAAAGCAAAAATACTCTACTTTAAAAATTACCATGtttttattaatcaaaattagtaaatataactcaaaagtaattttctttttaaaagtaataatgataaatcaacttttttttttcttcatgaacataattaataataaatatataatttcattttatcttAGACACAAAACGATACCTTAAAATGGCTACAACATTTGTTTACGTGGTCTGTTCCAAAAATCATGATTCCACGCGCCACAGTAGATGAGAATTCTTAGCTTTTCTAGaaagaataaaatttgaatCTTCACGTCACGctatatttttaaacttttacttCTATAAACTACTCTCTTATTTTACGTGTTGGaacttcaaaaaaatattattatttatttattattagcaAAGTTTAAAATCACATTAATTGCTTAAATTTTAATTCCATTTTTCCGtaactttaaatttttatataatttaagaatGTCTTGTTTAGATTTTCGATTGAGCAAAACTCATGCTCAAAGGAGAAACTTTTCTCACTCAAATTCTCTCTTTAGTGAACATTTCCCACTttagaaaaaatcaaacaagacCCAAACATGCAACAAACAGAGAAGTTATAAAATTCAACAAAATTGTTTTCTACAAACTCAACTATTTTTAACAAGTTTAAACCAACAATTAACAATACACTAAATCAttcaaaactcaaaaactcaATGACATCGGTTTAACTCAACATAACCACTTTAATTCAAACATTCAATATAACATCCATACTAACATTCAATGTAAAGCTGTTCCGTCTGCTTTATTTACAGCTTGGAGGGTGCTGGAGAATAAGATTGCTACTAGGGTCAATCTGGAAAGGCGTGGGGTGTTGGTGGAAAGTTCTTTGTGTTGTCTATGTGGGAAGGAGGAAGAGTCTCGCCGCCATTTGTTTTTCGCTTGCAGTTTTGCTTGGCGGGTTTGGTGTTTTTGCTTTAAGTGGTTGGGAGTGTCATTTGTGTCTCACATTGATCCTGCGTCAAATTTTGTTCTATTCAAGTTGAGCATGTTTTCTGATTCATTTAATGATGTATGGAGCACAATTTGGGTTGGGGTTGTGGGGGAAATCTGGATTCACAGGAACTCTATCATTTTCAATAGGAGGGTGGCTGACGCGTCAGAAGTGTGTGCATTGGTGCAAGCAAAGGTGTGGTCTTGGATTTCTGCAAAATGTCGTTCTACCTCGTTCTCCTTCTCTAGCTGGTTCTTGGAACCTTTGGAACGTATGAGAATGGTTTCTTGAAGTATGTTAGGTTTTTAGTAAGATTCGTGTTTTGGGTTGGTTAGTTTGGTAGTTTTAGGTTAGAAGTTGTTCTTTGTAtattttgtataagagttgaacCACCCTTGAAGTGAttcacatttattttatttattttttattgctgataaaaaaaaaaactcaaattatATCTCTACTtaaaattttcaacttcttcaaCAACATTTTCACAATCAAACTACAACTCAAAAATTTAGAACAACGTTaatctaattaaatttattaactcTTTTTACCTTTTATCTTGTGCTATTAACAGAAGATAACA encodes:
- the LOC137805667 gene encoding uncharacterized protein codes for the protein MATTFVYVVCSKNHDSTRHTWRVLENKIATRVNLERRGVLVESSLCCLCGKEEESRRHLFFACSFAWRVWCFCFKWLGVSFVSHIDPASNFVLFKLSMFSDSFNDVWSTIWVGVVGEIWIHRNSIIFNRRVADASEVCALVQAKVWSWISAKCRSTSFSFSSWFLEPLERMRMVS